In the genome of Terriglobia bacterium, the window GTCGCAAGAGCAATCTGGCCGCCCGCACCACGTGCGAGCTGATCAGCAAAACTGTCGTCGACCTGGTATCCCGAAGCGATCAGGCCAAGTTGTTTTTCGTTTGGACCCGATCCGGCAGTAATCGGTCGAATGAACACCCAGTACAGGAGCCCATTGTCATACCACCAACTCGCTGACGCATCATCTCGGAGGGCCGCCTCCAAGTGCCGCTCGGAAGCCGCCCTTGACCATCCCGGTCGCGACACATGCAGAGCCATAACTTTACCCTGGTTATCAGAGAGCACCATCAGGTCACTGAGCGAGAGCCGAAAGAAGGGGGCCGCTCCATCCTGGATAGTCGGTGCGTCTGTCGTCATCAGGGCCTTCAGGGTTGGCAACTCGGCAAGCAATGCAGCAGAACGCGAGAGTTGCGCTTCGCGCTGTCGTTGCACGCTCTTAAATGCTGTGATGGAGGCGGCGATTCCGTCCTGAACCTGTTGCTCTACTTGTGCACGAACGGTGTAGCGGACGATCAGCAGGACTCCGGTGGTGAGCGCGGCAATCAGCAGCAGCGTCGCAATCAATACTTGTGTTCGGAGACGCAGGTGCATCATGACCTTACTCACCATGGCAACGCTCAATCTTGCAATGGAGAAGCCACTCCGTTGGGAACGAATTTGTACCCTAACCCATGCAGCGTCAGAAAATACCGCGGGTTAGCCGGATCCGGTTCTAGTTTGTGACGCAAACGAAGGATGTGGTTATCTACCGTTCGAGTCGAAGGATAGTTCTGATATCCCCAAACCTCATTCAGCAGTTCGTCCCTCGATATGACTCGCCCCGGCGACTTTGAGAAGAAGCGGACCACCTTGAACTCCTGCGCCGTCATCGTAACCGGGCGCCCAGCCCGCATAACTTCCATGCTTGTGAAGTCGATTCGTACATCACCGAAAGAGAACGTTTCGCGTGCCTTTCCCGGTTGCGCGTTCGCGGGTGTTTCGGAGCCTCGCCGCATTGCTCTCCGCACACGCGCAAGTAGTTCGCGTGGACTGAAAGGTTTGGTCACATAGTCGTCGGCTCCCAGTTCGAGCAGCAGAACCTTGTCTTCGACTTCGGAATTGGCGCTAAGCACCACGATCGGGACGGAACTGTTCAGGTTCTTGAATTCGCGGCAGAGTTCTTTTCCCGAGATCCCGGGGAGTTTGAGATCGAGCACCACGACCGATGGCGCTTGACGCCGAAATGCCTCCAACCCAGCGACACCGTCGGAAGCGATTTGCACATCAAGAGCGTCAGCCAGGAACAAGCGTTGGAGTGTGCGCTGCATGGCCCGGCTATCCTCGACTACTAAGACGGTTTCCATGAGATCCCCCTGAAATTCTTCTGAATTCCCCTATGTTCAACCAGCCGCTATGGATATTGGAAGGGGAAGGAAAACTTTGACCGCGTCGTTACAAGATTGCGACAATCAGCTTCCCCTCAGTAATCCGGCTTAAGCGCATCGGGATCGTAGTCTTTGCCGTATTTATTCTTGTGCCGGCGCGATTCCGCTTCCACGGTAAGAATGACTGGGCTCAGCGTTCGATTGCCCGCTATCTCAAGCGTATCTTGGGCAGACTGAAGAGCTTTTTGGGTAGCCCCCTCGTGCCAAACGTGCAATTCATATTTGCCGGGTGGAATGTCTGCAATCCTAATCCGCCCAGAGCTGTCCGATGTTCCGTACCACCAAGATCTTACTGCGATGATCACGGCGCTCATCTGGGGGTGAATGTTGCAAAACAGGTAAGAAACACCCGATTTGTCGAACTGTACCGATTTCTCTCCGCCTGCCTGGTACAGGCCTAGATCAAACCGCTTTCCCTGGTAAAGCGAGAACACGTTGTGAAACCACGGGTCGAGATTTGGAAAATCGACGTAACTGCCAAGCGGCACCACTAGCAAGTTCGGCACAAATTGCTTGTCCTTCTGCGCCATTCTGAAGTGCTTGTCTGAGGCTGTTGCGGCCCTGAAACTCGAACTGACAGGTA includes:
- a CDS encoding response regulator transcription factor — protein: METVLVVEDSRAMQRTLQRLFLADALDVQIASDGVAGLEAFRRQAPSVVVLDLKLPGISGKELCREFKNLNSSVPIVVLSANSEVEDKVLLLELGADDYVTKPFSPRELLARVRRAMRRGSETPANAQPGKARETFSFGDVRIDFTSMEVMRAGRPVTMTAQEFKVVRFFSKSPGRVISRDELLNEVWGYQNYPSTRTVDNHILRLRHKLEPDPANPRYFLTLHGLGYKFVPNGVASPLQD